One window of Alkalispirochaeta americana genomic DNA carries:
- a CDS encoding MinD/ParA family protein: MTDQAETLRAIMRQREGQTGADAKRTRIITVASGKGGVGKTNVSTNLALSYAAMGKKVILMDADLGLANVNVVLGIIPKYNLYHVIRKQKRMSDILMDTDYGIQIVAGASGFAKIANLSEDERQGFIEELYHLSHADIIIIDAGAGVSNNVLAFVGAADEALIVTTPEPTAITDAYGIIKIIATEIDNLNLGLKLIVNRVKSVTEGKKVAERVINIAGQFLNLKVDYLGYLYEDPTVQEAILKQKPFLALDPKCKASICINQIAGRLERVEYREGGGVGQFLKKLFGRLE; this comes from the coding sequence ATGACAGATCAGGCGGAAACACTCCGGGCGATCATGCGCCAGCGCGAGGGTCAGACTGGAGCGGACGCGAAGCGAACGAGGATTATCACCGTGGCGAGCGGGAAGGGCGGAGTGGGGAAGACCAACGTCTCTACTAATCTGGCTTTGAGTTATGCTGCCATGGGGAAAAAGGTGATTCTCATGGATGCTGACCTGGGGCTGGCAAATGTGAACGTCGTCTTGGGGATCATCCCGAAATACAATCTCTACCACGTAATCCGGAAACAAAAGCGGATGAGCGATATCCTTATGGATACCGACTACGGAATACAGATTGTAGCGGGAGCTTCGGGGTTTGCAAAGATTGCGAACCTGAGTGAAGACGAACGACAGGGGTTTATTGAGGAGTTGTACCATCTTTCTCACGCAGACATTATCATTATTGATGCCGGGGCGGGAGTCAGTAACAATGTTCTGGCCTTTGTGGGAGCTGCCGATGAGGCGCTGATCGTCACAACACCGGAGCCGACGGCGATAACCGATGCCTACGGGATCATCAAGATTATTGCCACCGAGATTGATAACCTCAATTTAGGGCTCAAATTGATTGTAAATCGTGTAAAATCGGTTACAGAGGGAAAAAAGGTGGCCGAGCGGGTGATCAACATCGCCGGACAGTTTCTGAACCTCAAGGTGGATTACCTGGGATATCTCTACGAAGATCCCACGGTGCAGGAGGCAATTCTCAAGCAGAAGCCTTTTCTTGCCCTGGATCCCAAATGTAAGGCGTCCATCTGTATTAATCAGATTGCGGGACGGCTGGAGCGGGTAGAGTATCGTGAGGGAGGGGGAGTTGGTCAGTTTCTCAAAAAACTCTTTGGCCGTTTGGAGTAA
- the whiG gene encoding RNA polymerase sigma factor WhiG: protein MSDRVLTEKTEEDLWKAYRKTKDDAIRNRLVKQYLPLVKYVAGKLAVGMPQNVEFDDLVSYGVIGLFDAISKFDPGKHVKFKTYAVTRVRGAIFDQLRQLDWVPRSVRQKTRELEDTIRRLESQLGRAATDQEISSELGVTPKEFEKIMLKISGTTVLSLNDVWYAGDDNDRMTIGDSIESPQGRNPDSLVEKMEIKRVIIEAINELPDKEKKVLVLYYYEDLTLKEIGAVLGVTESRISQLHTKAILRLRGRLTNVKRGIM, encoded by the coding sequence ATGAGCGACCGCGTTCTGACGGAAAAAACCGAAGAAGATCTCTGGAAAGCGTACCGGAAGACGAAGGACGATGCGATCCGCAACCGCCTGGTGAAGCAGTACCTGCCGCTCGTGAAGTATGTGGCAGGAAAGCTTGCCGTGGGCATGCCTCAGAACGTGGAATTCGACGATCTGGTGAGCTATGGCGTCATCGGTCTTTTCGATGCGATCAGCAAGTTTGATCCGGGGAAACATGTAAAGTTCAAAACCTATGCGGTCACCCGGGTGAGGGGCGCCATTTTTGATCAACTGCGGCAGCTTGATTGGGTGCCGCGGTCGGTGCGGCAGAAGACCCGGGAGCTGGAAGATACCATCCGGCGCCTGGAGTCTCAGCTGGGGCGCGCTGCCACGGATCAGGAAATATCGAGCGAGTTGGGGGTTACCCCAAAAGAGTTCGAAAAGATCATGTTGAAGATCAGCGGCACCACGGTGTTATCCCTGAACGATGTCTGGTATGCCGGTGATGACAATGACCGCATGACCATTGGTGACAGCATTGAGAGTCCCCAGGGCAGGAATCCTGATTCCCTGGTGGAAAAGATGGAAATCAAGCGGGTCATCATTGAGGCGATCAATGAGTTGCCCGATAAAGAAAAGAAGGTGCTTGTCCTGTACTACTACGAAGATCTCACGTTGAAAGAGATCGGAGCTGTCCTGGGAGTGACGGAATCCCGCATATCCCAGTTGCATACGAAGGCAATTTTGCGCCTTCGCGGGCGCCTGACAAATGTAAAGCGGGGAATTATGTAA
- a CDS encoding FapA family protein: protein MVTMEQLQEYMRTRAREDSERKYVNVSAATLEEALREASVELSLPLKKIEYEILERGNRGVLGMGKKPFLLVAYPAREEGGASDDADSMDMDFGFEDDDSSDADGEALVRMAPEGILLKVLPPQGKGDAVSERQALMVIENRTSEKVDTSLVSRVVKRADGEWVPVGTFAYSPVHDSSINCDIIEGEMKALVTMSPPGEGGADPGAETILRALENQGVVHGVKEDVLQALEERPRYREPILVAEGTRPTNGADARASFNFRTNSREVHLQESKDGRVDFKELNRIENVVEGQVLARMVPAEEGQPGQTVTGRMIPAKDGKAIEAPIGENTRLSDDGKMILAGINGMVKLVNGRVTVEPIYVVNGDVNVKEGNIRFLGTIIVKGNVDDGFSISAAGDLEVMGSVGRSTLEAEGDVIVHQGIAGKGSGGVTAGGSIWSKFIENAHVEAGEMVVVSDGIINSVVYSDKRIICRGKRASIVGGHIRAAEEVDAKTLGSVAGVETLVEVGYDPKSRARLLELEEKDGEFSKELEEIVLNMSTIEGMRKKKRPITPDKIKHYSEMKTRKEEIQKHRQKLGKEISAIHAYLEELKTTGRVSASGTVFPGVKIMIKDAQLPVRRETRAVTYIAEAGLVKVTKYEESRVDITVRNRGGGNGDAAH from the coding sequence ATGGTGACCATGGAGCAGCTTCAGGAGTATATGCGGACACGCGCTCGCGAGGATAGCGAGCGGAAGTACGTGAACGTCAGTGCTGCAACTCTGGAAGAAGCGCTCCGGGAGGCCTCGGTCGAGCTGAGCCTGCCCCTGAAGAAAATCGAGTACGAAATCCTTGAGCGTGGGAACCGGGGTGTTCTTGGGATGGGCAAGAAGCCCTTTCTTCTGGTGGCCTATCCTGCCCGGGAAGAGGGGGGTGCCTCGGACGATGCAGATTCCATGGACATGGATTTTGGGTTTGAAGATGACGATTCTTCCGATGCCGATGGAGAAGCCCTGGTGAGAATGGCCCCTGAAGGGATACTGCTCAAGGTTCTTCCTCCCCAAGGCAAGGGTGATGCGGTCTCGGAACGACAGGCCTTGATGGTCATAGAAAACCGCACCTCTGAAAAGGTCGATACCTCCCTGGTTTCCCGGGTTGTGAAACGCGCCGACGGCGAGTGGGTGCCCGTGGGAACTTTTGCCTACAGTCCTGTCCATGATTCCTCCATAAACTGCGATATTATCGAAGGAGAGATGAAGGCTCTTGTAACCATGAGTCCTCCCGGCGAGGGTGGCGCCGATCCCGGCGCCGAGACCATTCTTCGCGCTCTGGAAAACCAGGGCGTGGTACACGGCGTGAAGGAGGATGTTCTCCAGGCGCTGGAAGAGCGTCCCCGCTATCGAGAGCCAATCCTGGTTGCCGAGGGGACGCGCCCCACCAACGGGGCCGATGCCCGGGCATCTTTCAACTTCCGGACGAACAGTCGAGAGGTTCATCTCCAGGAGAGCAAGGACGGCAGGGTTGATTTCAAGGAGCTGAACCGCATCGAAAATGTGGTGGAGGGTCAGGTTCTGGCCCGGATGGTTCCCGCCGAGGAAGGGCAACCCGGACAAACGGTCACAGGCAGGATGATTCCTGCCAAGGATGGGAAAGCAATTGAGGCGCCCATCGGCGAGAACACGCGTCTCTCCGATGACGGGAAGATGATCCTCGCTGGTATCAACGGCATGGTGAAACTTGTGAACGGCCGGGTAACAGTGGAGCCGATCTACGTGGTAAACGGTGATGTCAACGTGAAAGAGGGCAATATTCGCTTTCTGGGAACAATCATCGTGAAAGGAAACGTGGATGACGGCTTCAGCATCAGCGCTGCCGGAGATCTTGAGGTTATGGGTAGCGTTGGTCGGAGTACGCTGGAGGCAGAGGGCGATGTGATCGTCCATCAGGGTATTGCCGGAAAGGGGAGTGGCGGGGTCACTGCCGGAGGAAGCATCTGGTCCAAGTTTATCGAGAACGCCCATGTGGAGGCCGGAGAGATGGTGGTGGTCTCCGATGGTATCATCAATAGTGTGGTCTACTCTGACAAACGTATTATCTGCCGGGGGAAGCGTGCCAGCATTGTAGGTGGCCATATCCGCGCTGCCGAGGAGGTCGATGCCAAGACGCTTGGCTCTGTTGCGGGCGTGGAGACCCTGGTTGAAGTGGGGTACGATCCCAAGAGTCGTGCCCGATTGCTGGAGCTTGAGGAAAAAGACGGTGAGTTCTCGAAGGAACTCGAAGAAATTGTCCTGAACATGTCCACCATTGAAGGAATGCGCAAGAAAAAGCGGCCCATTACGCCGGACAAGATCAAGCACTACAGCGAGATGAAAACCCGCAAAGAGGAGATACAGAAGCATCGGCAGAAGCTGGGCAAAGAGATCTCTGCGATTCATGCATACCTGGAGGAGCTGAAGACGACGGGCCGCGTGAGTGCCTCGGGAACGGTTTTCCCCGGTGTAAAAATCATGATCAAGGATGCCCAGCTTCCGGTGCGGCGAGAGACCCGGGCGGTGACGTACATCGCCGAGGCGGGACTGGTCAAAGTGACAAAATACGAGGAGAGTCGGGTCGATATAACTGTTCGGAACAGGGGGGGCGGAAATGGCGATGCAGCCCATTGA
- a CDS encoding Hsp70 family protein, giving the protein MALTVGIDLGTTNSSIGFFEGGQVHLVPNGRGKILTPSVIGLDSRGAMIAGEAARNQIVSAPGRTLQQVKRSMGERVTLPLGEQRISPEEAGATLLGVLRDDYVRYTGEDAPGQAVITVPAHFDDRQRLATVEAGLLAGFREVRLLNEPTAAALPYASRDIPREKIVVFDFGGGTLDITCLEREGRDFSVIATVGDGELGGIDIDRIVFDRLAREVQAQTGFDPLRDRSFAHMLEGMAETAKIELSDLSQTTVSIPFVTGPSGLVHVAVELTRQEMEELIAPVIDRALAMLDRAVADASFDRQGFDTLVFSGGSSRLPVIRRRIAESYPSVAAASKINPDEVVAVGASLQADSRRSGAFTLHDVVTGTLALELSDGSCVPIVRKNQTIPTQRTRLFTTVSDCQEQAEIHLLQGDRSEACHNRSLGKFVLSGLCAAARGEPRIAVTVDVNADGVVSVRADDQQSGASREMVAWTRPQGRKDPVQGDPGAWRESLLRRARRLHDSAPAAIAAELAEVVALVQSSSGEELLHEGTLALETLVFEIVAKTMARGGSGGVYADR; this is encoded by the coding sequence ATGGCGCTGACTGTGGGGATCGATCTGGGGACGACCAACTCTTCCATCGGCTTTTTCGAGGGAGGACAGGTTCATCTGGTCCCGAACGGGCGGGGCAAGATTCTTACTCCCTCGGTGATTGGTCTGGACAGTCGGGGTGCAATGATTGCCGGCGAAGCTGCCCGCAACCAGATAGTGAGCGCCCCCGGCCGAACACTTCAGCAGGTGAAGCGTTCCATGGGTGAGCGCGTTACCCTGCCCCTGGGTGAGCAGCGAATAAGCCCCGAAGAGGCGGGGGCCACCCTCCTGGGGGTTCTCCGGGACGATTATGTCCGCTACACCGGTGAAGACGCTCCCGGGCAGGCGGTGATCACTGTTCCTGCTCACTTCGATGATCGCCAGCGGCTCGCTACGGTTGAAGCGGGTCTCCTGGCGGGATTTCGGGAGGTCCGGCTTCTCAATGAGCCCACTGCGGCAGCCCTGCCCTACGCCTCTCGCGATATTCCCCGGGAGAAGATTGTGGTCTTCGACTTCGGGGGAGGTACGCTGGATATTACCTGCCTCGAGCGGGAAGGGCGCGATTTCTCGGTGATCGCTACCGTGGGGGACGGGGAGCTGGGTGGGATTGATATTGATCGTATCGTTTTTGACCGGCTGGCCCGGGAGGTTCAGGCTCAGACCGGCTTTGATCCACTCAGGGATCGCTCCTTCGCTCATATGCTGGAGGGGATGGCCGAGACTGCAAAGATCGAGCTCTCCGACCTTTCGCAAACCACCGTTTCCATTCCTTTCGTGACAGGCCCTTCGGGGTTGGTTCATGTTGCTGTGGAACTGACCCGCCAGGAGATGGAGGAGCTGATCGCTCCCGTGATCGATCGGGCTTTGGCGATGCTGGACCGCGCCGTGGCAGATGCCTCTTTTGACCGCCAGGGCTTTGATACACTGGTCTTCTCCGGAGGAAGCAGCCGGCTTCCCGTGATTCGCCGAAGGATTGCCGAGTCTTATCCTTCGGTCGCTGCGGCATCGAAGATCAACCCCGATGAGGTGGTGGCCGTGGGAGCCTCCCTGCAGGCGGACTCCCGCCGGTCCGGTGCCTTTACCCTTCACGATGTGGTGACAGGAACGCTGGCCCTGGAGCTCTCCGACGGGAGCTGTGTGCCGATCGTCCGGAAAAACCAGACGATCCCCACCCAGAGGACCCGGCTCTTTACAACGGTCTCGGACTGCCAGGAGCAGGCCGAGATTCATCTCCTCCAGGGAGATCGCTCCGAGGCATGCCATAACCGCTCTCTGGGAAAGTTTGTCCTCTCGGGGCTCTGCGCTGCGGCCAGGGGCGAGCCCCGGATCGCCGTCACTGTTGATGTAAACGCCGACGGGGTTGTCTCGGTTCGGGCCGACGATCAGCAGTCGGGGGCGTCCCGGGAGATGGTGGCCTGGACGCGTCCCCAGGGGAGAAAAGATCCTGTTCAGGGCGATCCCGGGGCCTGGAGGGAAAGCTTGCTTCGCCGTGCCCGCCGTCTCCATGATTCTGCTCCTGCGGCGATCGCGGCGGAACTGGCCGAGGTGGTGGCTCTGGTGCAGAGCTCTTCCGGGGAGGAGTTGCTTCACGAGGGGACCCTTGCCCTGGAAACGCTGGTTTTTGAAATTGTGGCCAAAACGATGGCGCGTGGCGGATCTGGAGGGGTATATGCGGATCGATGA
- a CDS encoding J domain-containing protein, with product MRIDEAFRELGISPDTPVAEVRRRYRRLVKELHPDAAGGASPAEALRSARVARVVQAYRRICGEERSSDAEGRASREGSQRIFLLGRTALESSSRKERLQAVQELGASGKRIAALYLQRAIADKDADIAARAAQGFLRCAGVRVEEEALELFDQLPASRRVLLVEAIPSSGRPLPRLLACARIDSDERVRRAVECLSMRPVRPGQRSA from the coding sequence ATGCGGATCGATGAGGCTTTTCGTGAGTTGGGAATTTCTCCCGATACTCCGGTGGCGGAGGTGCGGCGTCGCTATCGTCGTCTGGTGAAGGAACTCCATCCTGACGCAGCCGGGGGGGCTTCTCCTGCCGAAGCGCTGAGGAGCGCCCGGGTTGCCCGGGTGGTGCAGGCCTACCGCAGAATTTGCGGGGAAGAGAGATCCTCCGACGCTGAGGGGCGCGCCTCCCGGGAGGGCTCACAACGAATCTTTCTCCTGGGCCGGACAGCTCTTGAATCGTCCAGCCGCAAGGAGCGTCTCCAGGCTGTTCAGGAGCTGGGAGCTTCGGGAAAGCGAATTGCGGCGCTCTATTTGCAGCGGGCCATCGCTGACAAGGATGCTGATATAGCAGCCCGGGCGGCCCAAGGGTTTCTCCGCTGTGCCGGGGTTCGTGTTGAGGAAGAGGCTCTGGAGCTCTTTGATCAGCTCCCGGCCTCTCGCCGGGTGCTTTTGGTCGAGGCAATTCCGTCTTCAGGGCGACCTCTGCCCCGGCTCCTTGCGTGTGCCCGGATTGATTCTGATGAACGAGTCCGAAGGGCCGTGGAATGTCTTTCGATGCGGCCGGTACGGCCGGGGCAGCGCTCGGCATGA
- a CDS encoding ATP-binding protein gives MSFDAAGTAGAALGMREERAISAVVQPVLEELQGCLLADEGGEARIAGLSGLNEMIAGAIGEARFLQEDAVLEALEELERFLQGVGDDLPSEDLLPKLFALQETIQSVEVTLPPREEGRCDLSPFVDWDAQLDLHEVSRLDEQGRFLLDGALSRGQEPYLVRLVLAGTDLSPSRVVQVLEDHFFVLKGVVTEARARVTALVVHAGEPPLESVLRESFGDQAGGIDSEIRLVPSQWFSGSTEGTNPWVQAGPVLPLSLSPALLDRLRFLTSWCPEAQGGDPEGHPESWLRNNLCEAVEELLSVPLGDLTERVRAGLNQIAADQEKPLLVSFGGGVETVPVEVGPFLRDALEELLKNALTHGIEEASERERAQKPRQGQVRVFISREEGQLLVRVSDDGRGLDEDQLRDLFDSPEQSSGLFRLRDALENGLGGRLAVKGGARGTTVTLAIPWQPRPWRGLLGGRGDSRFVVPVALVEDMVPIHSSDVVRDSSGGAFIRYREQLVALEDHGADEAPLALIVPGPKDAEGGRAGVSYRACALDYAPQEVAVFPDGAGTVSIPSKNARGIPVVIPGKS, from the coding sequence ATGTCTTTCGATGCGGCCGGTACGGCCGGGGCAGCGCTCGGCATGAGGGAAGAACGTGCGATCTCAGCGGTGGTGCAGCCAGTTCTCGAAGAACTCCAGGGATGTCTTCTGGCCGACGAGGGGGGTGAGGCCCGCATTGCCGGGCTATCCGGCCTGAATGAGATGATCGCCGGGGCGATCGGGGAGGCCCGGTTTCTTCAGGAGGATGCGGTTCTGGAGGCGCTGGAGGAGCTGGAGCGGTTCCTCCAGGGGGTCGGGGACGATCTTCCCAGTGAGGATCTCTTGCCGAAACTCTTCGCGCTCCAGGAAACGATTCAGTCCGTTGAGGTGACCCTTCCTCCCCGGGAAGAAGGTCGGTGTGACCTTTCCCCTTTTGTCGACTGGGATGCGCAACTTGACCTGCACGAGGTGAGTCGCCTCGACGAGCAGGGCCGCTTTCTCCTGGATGGTGCCCTGAGTCGGGGACAGGAGCCGTACCTGGTGCGCCTGGTTCTTGCTGGGACCGATTTGTCCCCATCCCGGGTGGTCCAGGTCCTGGAAGATCATTTTTTCGTCCTCAAGGGGGTGGTGACGGAGGCGCGGGCCCGGGTTACCGCTCTGGTGGTTCATGCCGGTGAGCCTCCCCTGGAATCGGTTCTGAGAGAATCCTTTGGGGATCAGGCTGGCGGGATTGATAGCGAGATCCGCCTGGTTCCCTCGCAGTGGTTTTCGGGATCAACCGAAGGTACAAATCCCTGGGTACAGGCCGGGCCTGTTCTTCCTCTGTCCCTTTCCCCGGCCCTTCTTGACCGTCTCCGGTTTCTCACCAGTTGGTGCCCCGAAGCTCAGGGGGGCGATCCGGAAGGGCATCCCGAAAGCTGGCTCAGGAATAATCTCTGCGAGGCTGTGGAGGAACTTCTTTCAGTTCCTCTGGGAGATCTCACGGAGCGGGTGCGAGCCGGGCTGAATCAGATTGCCGCTGATCAGGAAAAACCTCTCCTGGTCTCTTTTGGCGGGGGGGTCGAGACTGTCCCCGTGGAGGTGGGGCCTTTTCTGCGGGATGCCCTGGAGGAATTGCTGAAAAACGCGCTTACCCATGGGATCGAGGAGGCTTCGGAGCGGGAACGTGCGCAGAAGCCGCGTCAGGGACAGGTGCGGGTCTTTATCAGTCGTGAAGAGGGTCAGCTCCTGGTGAGGGTCTCCGACGACGGACGGGGGCTGGACGAGGATCAGCTTCGGGATCTCTTTGACTCCCCGGAGCAATCCAGTGGGTTGTTCCGGCTTCGCGATGCTCTGGAGAACGGTCTGGGAGGACGTCTTGCCGTAAAGGGTGGGGCTCGGGGGACAACGGTAACTCTGGCAATTCCCTGGCAGCCGAGGCCCTGGCGGGGGTTGTTGGGTGGCCGGGGCGATTCCCGGTTTGTCGTTCCCGTCGCTCTAGTGGAGGATATGGTGCCAATTCATTCCTCCGACGTGGTGCGTGATTCATCCGGGGGTGCCTTTATCCGCTACCGGGAGCAACTGGTTGCGCTGGAAGATCATGGCGCCGACGAAGCTCCTCTGGCCTTGATTGTGCCCGGGCCGAAGGATGCCGAAGGAGGAAGGGCCGGGGTCAGCTATCGCGCCTGCGCCCTGGATTACGCGCCTCAGGAGGTTGCGGTCTTTCCTGATGGTGCCGGCACGGTGTCGATTCCTTCAAAAAATGCCCGGGGAATTCCTGTGGTGATTCCCGGAAAGAGTTGA
- a CDS encoding motility associated factor glycosyltransferase family protein, translating to MIHNSNNDGNHSDRTSPRPASPPEPSREETFSLQPTRSGEMTLLWEGRFLHSSVAPRREARRLAERVLQEAPDALVILGIGLGYHLEELRRQAPSLPVALVEPSRELLDLSISHNGQTWWETYRPDLITTPENLEDLTLHLNQWGSYTPALVVLQGVARHCPGEEQNLRETLRRYQKRREVNRNTLRRFGKLWVRNTLRNLASSGRTWGNSGKSPSEGIWPGIDDLAGSLPGVPAIICGAGPSLDTVLPNLAILQERCLIIAVDTALKVLQREGIHAHCAVVADPQYWNTRHLDNINSREKTIVVAEPATHPRIFRLWGGAGVLAASLFPLGSFIDHRLGRTQKLGAGGSVATSAWDLARLMGAREIYLAGIDLGFPGSRTHCKGSFFEERLILRGHRLEPAEQGLYRYLHGAHAEPVPAARGGSLLSDKRMEVYRSWFAEQARQHPDVTTRLLTPESSAIDGVGLICPKELEKQLDPGPENKEPPALAVDQVLARILKTVSRRKTMPQEILQGLRESLTKVHTIARQGAALCQTLQNHRNIDPRDLARLDRIDQLLCSCSDRELAGFLANQGLEEAAAHAPSSPREAVAQAREIYSALSQACTYHQDLLTRYGLDSLK from the coding sequence ATGATCCACAACAGCAACAACGATGGAAACCACAGCGACCGGACGAGCCCCCGGCCTGCGTCTCCTCCAGAGCCTTCTCGGGAAGAAACCTTTTCCCTGCAGCCCACCCGCAGCGGTGAAATGACCCTCCTCTGGGAGGGGCGGTTCCTTCACAGCTCCGTCGCGCCTCGCCGGGAGGCCCGGCGCCTGGCTGAACGGGTTCTTCAGGAAGCACCTGATGCACTCGTAATTCTTGGAATCGGCCTGGGCTATCATCTGGAGGAGCTTCGCCGCCAGGCCCCATCCCTGCCAGTAGCCCTGGTGGAGCCATCCCGGGAGCTCCTGGATCTCTCAATCAGCCACAACGGCCAGACCTGGTGGGAAACATACCGCCCCGATCTGATAACCACCCCGGAAAACCTGGAAGACCTCACCCTGCACCTCAACCAATGGGGATCATATACCCCGGCCCTGGTAGTCCTTCAGGGTGTTGCCCGGCACTGCCCCGGGGAGGAGCAGAACCTCAGGGAAACCCTTCGGCGCTACCAGAAGAGACGCGAGGTGAACCGCAACACCCTGCGGCGCTTCGGCAAACTCTGGGTGCGCAATACCCTGCGAAACCTGGCCTCTTCGGGTCGCACCTGGGGCAATTCCGGGAAAAGCCCTTCCGAGGGGATCTGGCCCGGCATCGACGACCTGGCAGGATCTCTCCCGGGGGTTCCCGCGATCATCTGCGGCGCAGGCCCCTCTCTGGATACCGTCTTGCCCAACCTGGCCATTCTTCAGGAACGGTGCCTCATTATCGCCGTTGATACTGCCCTGAAAGTCCTCCAGAGGGAGGGGATCCACGCCCATTGTGCAGTTGTGGCAGACCCCCAATACTGGAACACCAGACACTTGGACAATATCAATTCCCGGGAAAAAACTATCGTTGTCGCAGAACCCGCCACCCATCCGCGGATTTTTCGCCTCTGGGGCGGTGCAGGCGTTCTGGCGGCATCGCTCTTTCCCCTGGGTTCATTTATCGATCACCGTCTGGGGCGCACGCAGAAACTGGGAGCAGGAGGATCTGTGGCCACATCAGCCTGGGATCTGGCCCGTCTCATGGGAGCCCGGGAGATCTACCTGGCAGGAATAGACCTGGGATTTCCCGGTTCCCGAACCCACTGCAAAGGCTCTTTCTTCGAGGAACGTCTTATCCTGCGGGGCCACCGGCTGGAACCGGCAGAACAGGGACTCTACCGCTATCTTCACGGGGCTCACGCCGAACCAGTTCCGGCAGCCCGGGGGGGCTCACTCCTGAGCGATAAGCGCATGGAGGTATACCGCAGCTGGTTTGCAGAACAAGCCCGACAGCACCCCGACGTTACGACCCGGCTTCTTACCCCCGAGTCGTCAGCAATCGATGGTGTGGGACTGATCTGCCCGAAGGAGCTGGAAAAACAGCTTGATCCAGGCCCGGAGAATAAAGAGCCCCCCGCCCTTGCCGTGGATCAGGTTCTGGCCAGAATACTCAAAACGGTGTCGCGCCGCAAAACGATGCCGCAAGAGATTCTCCAGGGTCTCCGGGAGAGCCTGACCAAGGTACACACCATCGCCCGCCAGGGAGCAGCCCTGTGTCAAACCCTGCAAAACCACCGGAACATCGACCCCCGTGACCTGGCCCGACTCGACCGGATCGATCAGCTCCTCTGTTCCTGCAGCGATCGGGAGCTGGCTGGATTTCTGGCAAACCAGGGGCTGGAGGAGGCGGCTGCCCACGCACCATCATCACCCCGGGAAGCCGTAGCTCAAGCCCGCGAGATCTACTCGGCCCTCTCGCAGGCCTGCACCTACCATCAGGATCTCCTGACCCGCTACGGCCTCGATTCGCTGAAATAA